A genomic region of Candidatus Eisenbacteria bacterium contains the following coding sequences:
- a CDS encoding 50S ribosomal protein L15, whose product MRIGQIKPAKGATRDRKRRGLGPASGLGGTAGRGHKGQRARSGGKVARWFEGGQMPIQRRLPKVGFRNPSRVEFQVVNVAALSRFAKGEAVTRESLLKKRLIDRSDLPVKVLGMGEIEAALAVTVDAVSGSARTKIEAAGGTITLPTPRVYRPRHEKKERKESKG is encoded by the coding sequence ATGAGAATCGGACAGATCAAGCCGGCGAAGGGGGCCACGCGCGACCGGAAGCGGCGCGGCCTTGGCCCTGCGTCCGGTCTCGGCGGCACCGCGGGCCGCGGCCACAAGGGTCAGCGCGCGCGGAGCGGCGGCAAGGTGGCCCGCTGGTTCGAGGGCGGGCAGATGCCGATTCAGCGGCGCCTCCCGAAGGTCGGCTTCCGGAACCCGAGCCGCGTCGAGTTCCAGGTCGTGAACGTGGCGGCCCTCTCGCGATTCGCGAAAGGGGAGGCCGTGACCCGCGAGAGCCTTCTCAAGAAGCGGCTCATCGACCGGAGCGACCTCCCGGTGAAGGTTCTCGGGATGGGCGAGATCGAGGCCGCGCTCGCCGTGACGGTGGACGCCGTCAGCGGCTCCGCGCGAACGAAGATCGAGGCGGCGGGCGGGACGATCACGCTCCCGACCCCCCGGGTCTACCGGCCGCGCCACGAGAAGAAAGAACGTAAAGAGTCAAAGGGCTAA
- the rpmJ gene encoding 50S ribosomal protein L36 — translation MKVKASVTRICDNCKVVRRKGVVRIICKNPRHKQRQG, via the coding sequence ATGAAGGTCAAAGCTTCGGTTACGCGGATCTGCGACAACTGCAAGGTCGTCCGGCGCAAGGGCGTGGTTCGGATCATCTGTAAGAATCCGCGCCACAAGCAGCGCCAGGGCTAG
- the rpsM gene encoding 30S ribosomal protein S13, with protein MARIAGVDLPNDKRIVIGLTYIFGIGPSSARKIIHLTGVNANTRVKALAEEEVTKLRQVIESQFKVEGARRSEVAMSIKRLMDIGAYRGLRHRKNLPARGQRTRTNARTRKGPKKTAGAVRKVAVAAKRPAPKPAG; from the coding sequence TTGGCTCGTATCGCCGGTGTCGATTTGCCGAACGACAAACGAATCGTGATTGGGCTGACCTACATCTTCGGCATCGGCCCCTCGTCCGCGCGGAAGATCATCCACCTCACGGGGGTGAACGCGAATACGCGGGTGAAGGCGCTCGCCGAGGAGGAGGTCACCAAGCTCCGCCAGGTGATCGAGAGCCAGTTCAAGGTGGAGGGAGCGCGCCGCAGCGAGGTGGCGATGTCGATCAAGCGTTTGATGGACATCGGCGCCTATCGCGGGCTGCGCCATCGGAAGAACCTCCCGGCTCGAGGGCAGCGCACACGCACCAACGCGCGGACGCGCAAGGGACCCAAGAAGACGGCAGGCGCGGTCCGCAAGGTAGCGGTCGCGGCGAAGAGGCCGGCGCCGAAGCCGGCGGGTTGA
- a CDS encoding adenylate kinase gives MRIVLLGPPGSGKGTHGKRLSEKLGTPLISTGDILREAIAQETSLGMAAQADVKAGRLVADDTVLGLIETRLRMGDARKGFILDGFPRTTAQADGLSRLLGDQKVDRVLNLVIPAETVVERLKDRWLCGECGAIYNLKSAPPKVPGVCDRCGNALKQRADDQPATVRTRLEVYENETRPLVEYYRRNGVLQNIDASGTPDKVFALIEKAVGKVAA, from the coding sequence ATGCGGATCGTGCTCCTCGGTCCGCCCGGCAGCGGCAAGGGAACGCACGGGAAGCGCCTCTCGGAAAAGCTGGGGACGCCCCTCATCTCGACGGGGGACATCCTCCGCGAGGCGATCGCGCAGGAGACGAGCTTGGGGATGGCGGCGCAAGCCGACGTCAAGGCGGGCCGCCTGGTCGCGGACGATACGGTGCTCGGCTTAATCGAGACGCGTCTCCGGATGGGCGACGCGAGGAAGGGCTTCATCCTGGACGGCTTTCCGCGCACGACCGCGCAGGCCGACGGGCTGTCCCGGCTCCTCGGGGATCAGAAGGTCGATCGGGTGCTGAACCTGGTCATCCCGGCGGAGACGGTGGTGGAGAGACTCAAAGACCGGTGGCTCTGCGGCGAATGCGGCGCCATCTATAACTTGAAGTCGGCGCCGCCCAAGGTCCCCGGCGTCTGCGACCGGTGCGGGAACGCATTGAAGCAGCGTGCGGACGATCAGCCGGCGACGGTGCGCACGCGGCTCGAGGTGTACGAGAACGAGACGAGACCCCTCGTCGAGTACTACCGGCGAAACGGGGTGCTTCAGAACATCGACGCGTCGGGGACGCCGGACAAAGTCTTTGCCTTGATCGAGAAGGCTGTAGGAAAGGTCGCTGCCTGA
- the infA gene encoding translation initiation factor IF-1, with product MAKEEGVQVEGTVIEPLPNAMFRVELENGHRVLAHISGKMRMNFIKILPGDKVTVELSPYDLTRGRIIYRYK from the coding sequence ATGGCGAAAGAAGAGGGCGTCCAGGTCGAGGGGACGGTCATCGAGCCCCTGCCCAACGCGATGTTCCGCGTCGAGCTGGAGAATGGACACAGGGTCCTCGCCCACATCTCGGGCAAGATGCGGATGAATTTCATCAAGATCCTGCCCGGGGACAAGGTCACGGTGGAGCTGTCGCCCTACGATCTCACCCGCGGGCGCATCATCTACCGCTACAAATAG
- the secY gene encoding preprotein translocase subunit SecY, translating to MFEKLQNIFRIPELKRRVLFTVALLCVYRLGGHVPTPGVNSEALVSAFASQANSLFGLYDLFVGGSFQKATVFALGIMPYISVSIIFQLLGAVIPYFEKLQKEGEEGRKKITQYTRVGTVALAAMQSLAFAKFLESMGSAGVPVVPHPGFGFQLMTMITQTAGTIMIMWLGEQITDKGIGNGISLIIFIGIVARFPADIINSIRALRVGTLSPIVAALMVAIMVGVIAAVVAMTQAQRKIPVQYAKRVVGRKMYGGQSTHIPLRVNTAGVIPIIFAQSLIMLPSTLAIYFHGNAAIQGIAGLFAHGTWVYVVVYSLTIIFFTYFYTAIVLNPIDMADNMKKYGGFVPGIRPGRKTAEYIDRILSRITLPGAVFLALIAVLPDILIRRFNVPFYFGGTSVLIVVGVALDTLQQIESHLIMRHYEGFVTHGKMRGRR from the coding sequence ATGTTCGAGAAACTACAAAACATATTCCGGATCCCGGAGCTGAAGCGCCGGGTCCTCTTCACGGTCGCTCTCCTATGCGTCTACCGGCTGGGCGGGCACGTGCCCACCCCCGGAGTGAACAGCGAGGCGCTGGTCTCCGCGTTCGCCAGCCAGGCGAACTCGCTCTTTGGTCTCTACGACCTGTTCGTGGGCGGGAGCTTCCAGAAGGCGACCGTGTTCGCGCTCGGGATCATGCCGTACATCTCGGTCTCGATCATTTTCCAGCTCCTGGGCGCGGTGATCCCCTACTTCGAGAAGCTGCAGAAGGAGGGGGAGGAAGGCCGGAAGAAGATCACGCAGTACACGCGTGTCGGCACGGTCGCGTTGGCCGCGATGCAGTCGCTGGCGTTCGCGAAGTTCTTGGAGTCGATGGGCTCGGCCGGCGTCCCGGTCGTCCCGCATCCGGGATTCGGGTTTCAGCTCATGACGATGATCACCCAGACGGCCGGCACGATCATGATCATGTGGCTCGGCGAGCAGATCACCGACAAGGGGATCGGGAACGGGATCTCGCTGATCATCTTCATCGGCATCGTGGCCCGGTTCCCGGCCGACATCATCAACTCGATCCGCGCGCTCCGCGTCGGGACGCTATCTCCGATCGTGGCCGCGCTCATGGTGGCGATCATGGTCGGCGTCATCGCGGCGGTCGTGGCCATGACGCAGGCGCAGCGAAAGATCCCGGTCCAGTACGCGAAGCGGGTCGTGGGGCGCAAGATGTACGGCGGTCAGAGCACGCACATCCCGCTTCGGGTGAACACGGCGGGCGTGATCCCGATCATCTTCGCGCAGTCGTTGATCATGCTCCCGAGCACGCTGGCGATCTATTTTCACGGGAACGCCGCGATCCAGGGCATTGCGGGCCTGTTCGCGCACGGGACCTGGGTCTACGTCGTCGTCTATTCGCTGACGATCATCTTTTTCACCTATTTCTATACGGCGATCGTGCTCAATCCGATCGATATGGCGGACAACATGAAGAAGTACGGCGGGTTCGTCCCGGGAATTCGCCCCGGCCGGAAGACTGCCGAGTACATCGACCGCATTCTCTCGCGGATCACGCTCCCCGGAGCGGTTTTCCTGGCGTTGATCGCCGTGCTCCCGGACATCCTGATCCGGCGGTTCAACGTGCCGTTCTATTTCGGCGGCACCAGCGTCCTGATTGTGGTGGGCGTCGCGCTCGACACCCTGCAGCAGATCGAGTCGCACTTGATCATGCGCCACTACGAGGGCTTCGTGACCCACGGAAAGATGCGTGGGCGGCGCTGA
- the map gene encoding type I methionyl aminopeptidase, protein MIRINTLNEVAGIRESAQIVGKCLRMLEGEIRPGVTTLKLDQIAEKFIRDMGGEPAFKGYRGYPASICASVNEEVVHGIPSAKRVLREGDVISLDIGVRREGWYGDAARTFPVGKVSAEAVRLLETTERALAKGIAQAREGGRISDISAAIEREAKASGFTVVRALVGHGIGRELHEDPQVPNYGRPGEGARLEEGMALAIEPMVNAGGADVVTLADQWTVVTVDRKISAHFEHTVAIGPNGPEVLSLVEAD, encoded by the coding sequence ATGATACGGATCAACACCCTGAATGAAGTCGCCGGGATCCGCGAGAGCGCGCAGATCGTCGGAAAGTGTCTCCGGATGCTGGAAGGGGAAATCCGGCCCGGGGTGACGACGCTGAAGCTGGATCAGATCGCCGAGAAGTTCATCCGCGACATGGGCGGAGAGCCGGCGTTCAAAGGCTACCGCGGGTATCCCGCCAGCATCTGCGCCTCGGTGAACGAGGAAGTGGTGCACGGGATCCCGAGCGCGAAGCGGGTCCTCCGCGAGGGGGATGTGATCTCGCTCGACATCGGCGTGCGCCGCGAGGGCTGGTACGGAGATGCCGCGCGGACCTTCCCGGTGGGGAAGGTATCGGCCGAGGCGGTGCGGCTGCTCGAGACGACCGAGCGGGCGCTCGCAAAAGGGATCGCCCAGGCGCGCGAAGGCGGGCGAATCTCCGACATCTCGGCCGCGATCGAGCGGGAGGCGAAAGCGAGCGGTTTCACGGTTGTGCGGGCGCTCGTGGGGCACGGCATCGGCCGGGAGCTTCACGAGGACCCGCAGGTCCCCAACTACGGACGGCCGGGGGAAGGCGCCCGGCTCGAGGAGGGGATGGCGCTCGCGATCGAACCGATGGTGAATGCCGGCGGAGCGGATGTCGTGACGCTCGCCGACCAATGGACGGTGGTCACGGTGGACCGGAAGATCTCAGCCCACTTCGAGCATACCGTCGCGATCGGCCCGAACGGGCCGGAGGTGCTGTCACTGGTTGAGGCGGATTAG